One segment of Oreochromis niloticus isolate F11D_XX linkage group LG8, O_niloticus_UMD_NMBU, whole genome shotgun sequence DNA contains the following:
- the LOC100698832 gene encoding zinc finger MIZ domain-containing protein 1 isoform X1 yields MNSIPSMDRHIQQTNDRLQCIKQHLQNPANFQTAATELLDWCGDPRAFQRPFEQSLMGCLTVVSRVAAQQGFDLDLGYRLLAVCAANRDKFTPKSAETSCCRRCQSDSALLSSWCEELGRLLLLRHQKNRQNEPPGKVPMQPPMSSMKPSLSHGDGSFPYDSVPWQQNTNQPPGSVSVVTTVWGVTNTSQSQVLGNPMANSNNPMNPGGNPMASGMSGNTPGMNSPQFPGPQQQFPNKGNSNPAYMQQGMYGRPNYPGGGGFGGNYPGGPNAGPGGMGIPPHSRPPSDFTQPAAAAAAAAVAAAAATATATATATVAALQETQNKDMNQYGPMSSSFQMGPNQAYNSQFMNQPGPRGPPSLPGNMGTGMNAANMSGPPMGMNQPRGQGMGPFGAHGQRMPQQGYAGPRAQGMGMQGIKRPYPGEPNYGGQQYGPNNQFPNQQGQYPTPNASRPLPSPNYPGPRMPGQQLQGQYPPPSGAMGQYYKQEPPFNGQTNNFSGSGYQYNQGNMNGPPRPVGNYPHSPVPGNPTPPMTPGSNIPPYLSPNQDVKPPFPPDIKPNITALPPPPASHNEELRLTFPVRDGVVLEPFRLEHNLAVSNHVFHLRPSVHQTLMWRSDLELQFKCYHHEDRQMNTNWPASVQVSVNATPLTIERGDNKTSHKPLHLKHVCQPGRNTIQITVTACCCSHLFVLQLVHRPSVRSVLQGLLKKRLLPAEHCITKVKRNFSSVAASSGNTTLNGEDGVEQTAIKVSLKCPITFRRIQLPARGHDCKHVQCFDLESYLQLNCERGTWRCPVCNKTALLEGLEVDQYMWGILNAIQNSEFEEVTIDPTCSWRPVAIKSEIHIKEDPDGPLAKRFKTMSPSQMIMPNVMEMIAQLGPGPSPYPSLPSGQGGNNSEYGSQGNSYQSHGNFDFPHGTPGGTSMNDFMHGPQLSHPPDMPNNLMTQDKPLSHNMPDTIPHSVGNDQPHGPLQQSLHASPHPGSQSGQQLHHSGPPQPSRQAPPPQQQQQQQQQQQQQQQPGPNNHPHSDLAFNPSSGLDSQAGSDMPEPSLDLLPELANPDELLSYLDPPDLPSNSNDDLLSLFENN; encoded by the exons AAACCAGCTGCTGCAGGAGATGTCAGTCTGACTCAG CCCTCCTGTCCTCGTGGTGTGAGGAGCTTGgacgcctcctcctcctccgtcaCCAGAAGAACAGGCAGAACGAGCCTCCGGGAAAAGTGCCCATGCAGCCCCCCATGAGTTCCATGAAGCCCAGCCTCTCACATGG AGATGGGTCTTTTCCCTATGACTCAGTTCCCTGGCAGCAAAACACCAACCAGCCTCCTGGTTCAGTGTCTGTGGTGACCACCGTGTGGGGTGTGACCAACACTTCCCAGAGCCAG GTGTTGGGGAATCCCATGGCCAACAGCAACAATCCCATGAACCCTGGTGGTAACCCTATGGCCTCGGGTATGTCTGGTAACACTCCAGGTATGAACTCTCCTCAGTTCCCCGGTCCACAGCAGCAGTTCCCCAACAAAGGCAACTCAAACCCGGCCTATATGCAGCAGGGGATGTACGGTCGACCCAACTACCCTGGAGGAGGAGGCTTTGGTGGCAA TTACCCTGGAGGGCCGAATGCTGGACCCGGTGGAATGGGCATCCCTCCGCACTCCCGTCCTCCCTCTGACTTCACCCAGCCTGCCGCTGCTGCCGCCGCTGCTgcagttgctgctgctgctgccaccgCAACTGCCACTGCAACAGCAACTGTAGCTGCCCTGCAGGAAACCCAGAATAAGGACATGAACCAATATGGACCG ATGAGTTCCTCTTTCCAGATGGGGCCAAATCAGGCATACAACAGTCAGTTCATGAACCAGCCAGGACCCCGCGGCCCTCCATCCCTTCCTGGAAACATGGGCACAGGCATGAATGCAGCCAACATGAGTGGGCCTCCAATGGGAATGAACCAACCCAGGGGCCAAGGCATGGGGCCTTTTGGGGCACACGGTCAAAGAATGCCTCAGCAAGGCTATGCAGGTCCTCGGGCTCAGGGCATGGGTATGCAGGGCATAAAAAGACCGTACCCAGGGGAG CCAAACTATGGTGGGCAGCAGTATGGACCAAACAACCAGTTCCCTAACCAGCAGGGCCAATATCCCACACCAAATGCCTCCAGGCCGCTGCCATCCCCCAACTACCCTGGCCCAAGGATGCCAGGACAGCAGCTGCAAGGCCAATACCCACCACCAAGTGGTGCCATGGGCCAGTACTATAAG CAAGAGCCACCTTTCAATGGCCAAACAAATAACTTCTCTGGGAGTGGATATCAGTACAACCAGGGAAATATGAATGGG CCTCCAAGGCCAGTGGGGAACTACCCTCACTCGCCTGTGCCAGGAAACCCTACTCCTCCAATGACACCAGGAAGTAACATCCCTCCGTACCTGTCGCCAAACCAGGATGTGAAGCCACCCTTCCCTCCTGACATTAAACCAAATATCACCGCACTCCCTCCCCCACCAG CAAGCCACAACGAGGAACTGCGTCTGACGTTCCCAGTGCGGGATGGAGTAGTCCTAGAGCCCTTCAGGCTAGAACATAACCTGGCTGTCAGCAACCACGTCTTCCATTTACGGCCCTCTGTACACCAGACACTCATGTGGAG GTCGGACCTGGAGCTGCAGTTTAAGTGCTACCACCACGAAGACCGTCAGATGAACACGAACTGGCCGGCATCTGTCCAAGTCAGCGTCAACGCCACGCCGCTCACAATCGAGCGGGGAGACAACAAGACCTCCCACAAACCCCTGCACTTGAAACATGTATGCCAGCCTGGAAGGAACACGATCCAGATCACAGTCACTGCCTGCTGCTGT tcgCACTTGTTTGTGCTACAACTGGTCCATCGGCCCTCAGTTCGCTCTGTCCTCCAAGGCTTACTGAAGAAGAGGCTTCTGCCTGCAGAGCACTGCATCACCAAAG TAAAGAGGAACTTCAGTAGCGTGGCAGCGTCGTCGGGCAATACCACATTAAACGGGGAGGATGGCGTGGAGCAGACAGCCATCAAGGTTTCACTCAAATGTCCAATCACCTTCCGGCGAATACAGCTTCCAGCAAGAGGGCATGACTGCAAACATGTTCAG tgttttgatttggAATCATATTTACAACTGAACTGTGAGCGGGGAACATGGAGATGTCCTGTGTGCAA TAAAACTGCGCTGTTAGAAGGACTCGAGGTGGACCAGTACATGTGGGGAATCCTGAATGCCATTCAAAA CTCTGAGTTTGAGGAAGTGACAATTGACCCGACATGTAGTTGGCGGCCAGTGGCTATAAAATCAGAAATTCACATAAAAGAAGATCCAGATGGACCACTGGCAAAGAGGTTTAAGACGATGAGTCCCAGCCAGATGATCATGCCTAATGTGATGGAGATGATAGCTCAGCTTGGCCCTGGACCCTCACCATACCCATCGCTTCCTTCTGGGCAAGGAGGCAACAACAGCGAATACGGAAGCCAAG GCAACAGTTACCAGAGCCATGGGAACTTTGATTTCCCTCACGGGACCCCTGGTGGTACGTCGATGAATGACTTCATGCATGGTCCCCAGCTGTCTCACCCACCTGACATGCCCAACAACCTGATGACACAAGACAAGCCACTGTCCCACAATATGCCTGACACA ATACCTCATTCTGTTGGCAATGACCAACCGCATGGTCCACTGCAGCAGAGTTTACACGCGTCTCCACACCCTGGGAGCCAATCAGGGCAGCAGCTACACCACAGCGGGCCTCCTCAGCCCTCACGACAAGCTCCACCTcctcaacaacagcaacaacagcagcaacaacaacaacaacaacagcagcccGGCCCCAACAACCACCCTCACAGCGACCTGGCCTTCAACCCCTCCAGCGGTTTGGACAGCCAAGCAGGGTCAGACATGCCTGAGCCGTCCTTAGAC CTTCTTCCAGAGCTCGCTAACCCAGATGAACTGTTGTCCTACCTGGATCCCCCAGACCTCCCCAGCAATAGCAACGATGACCTTCTATCGCTCTTTGAAAACAACTGA
- the LOC100698832 gene encoding zinc finger MIZ domain-containing protein 1 isoform X2, whose amino-acid sequence MNSIPSMDRHIQQTNDRLQCIKQHLQNPANFQTAATELLDWCGDPRAFQRPFEQSLMGCLTVVSRVAAQQGFDLDLGYRLLAVCAANRDKFTPKSAALLSSWCEELGRLLLLRHQKNRQNEPPGKVPMQPPMSSMKPSLSHGDGSFPYDSVPWQQNTNQPPGSVSVVTTVWGVTNTSQSQVLGNPMANSNNPMNPGGNPMASGMSGNTPGMNSPQFPGPQQQFPNKGNSNPAYMQQGMYGRPNYPGGGGFGGNYPGGPNAGPGGMGIPPHSRPPSDFTQPAAAAAAAAVAAAAATATATATATVAALQETQNKDMNQYGPMSSSFQMGPNQAYNSQFMNQPGPRGPPSLPGNMGTGMNAANMSGPPMGMNQPRGQGMGPFGAHGQRMPQQGYAGPRAQGMGMQGIKRPYPGEPNYGGQQYGPNNQFPNQQGQYPTPNASRPLPSPNYPGPRMPGQQLQGQYPPPSGAMGQYYKQEPPFNGQTNNFSGSGYQYNQGNMNGPPRPVGNYPHSPVPGNPTPPMTPGSNIPPYLSPNQDVKPPFPPDIKPNITALPPPPASHNEELRLTFPVRDGVVLEPFRLEHNLAVSNHVFHLRPSVHQTLMWRSDLELQFKCYHHEDRQMNTNWPASVQVSVNATPLTIERGDNKTSHKPLHLKHVCQPGRNTIQITVTACCCSHLFVLQLVHRPSVRSVLQGLLKKRLLPAEHCITKVKRNFSSVAASSGNTTLNGEDGVEQTAIKVSLKCPITFRRIQLPARGHDCKHVQCFDLESYLQLNCERGTWRCPVCNKTALLEGLEVDQYMWGILNAIQNSEFEEVTIDPTCSWRPVAIKSEIHIKEDPDGPLAKRFKTMSPSQMIMPNVMEMIAQLGPGPSPYPSLPSGQGGNNSEYGSQGNSYQSHGNFDFPHGTPGGTSMNDFMHGPQLSHPPDMPNNLMTQDKPLSHNMPDTIPHSVGNDQPHGPLQQSLHASPHPGSQSGQQLHHSGPPQPSRQAPPPQQQQQQQQQQQQQQQPGPNNHPHSDLAFNPSSGLDSQAGSDMPEPSLDLLPELANPDELLSYLDPPDLPSNSNDDLLSLFENN is encoded by the exons CCCTCCTGTCCTCGTGGTGTGAGGAGCTTGgacgcctcctcctcctccgtcaCCAGAAGAACAGGCAGAACGAGCCTCCGGGAAAAGTGCCCATGCAGCCCCCCATGAGTTCCATGAAGCCCAGCCTCTCACATGG AGATGGGTCTTTTCCCTATGACTCAGTTCCCTGGCAGCAAAACACCAACCAGCCTCCTGGTTCAGTGTCTGTGGTGACCACCGTGTGGGGTGTGACCAACACTTCCCAGAGCCAG GTGTTGGGGAATCCCATGGCCAACAGCAACAATCCCATGAACCCTGGTGGTAACCCTATGGCCTCGGGTATGTCTGGTAACACTCCAGGTATGAACTCTCCTCAGTTCCCCGGTCCACAGCAGCAGTTCCCCAACAAAGGCAACTCAAACCCGGCCTATATGCAGCAGGGGATGTACGGTCGACCCAACTACCCTGGAGGAGGAGGCTTTGGTGGCAA TTACCCTGGAGGGCCGAATGCTGGACCCGGTGGAATGGGCATCCCTCCGCACTCCCGTCCTCCCTCTGACTTCACCCAGCCTGCCGCTGCTGCCGCCGCTGCTgcagttgctgctgctgctgccaccgCAACTGCCACTGCAACAGCAACTGTAGCTGCCCTGCAGGAAACCCAGAATAAGGACATGAACCAATATGGACCG ATGAGTTCCTCTTTCCAGATGGGGCCAAATCAGGCATACAACAGTCAGTTCATGAACCAGCCAGGACCCCGCGGCCCTCCATCCCTTCCTGGAAACATGGGCACAGGCATGAATGCAGCCAACATGAGTGGGCCTCCAATGGGAATGAACCAACCCAGGGGCCAAGGCATGGGGCCTTTTGGGGCACACGGTCAAAGAATGCCTCAGCAAGGCTATGCAGGTCCTCGGGCTCAGGGCATGGGTATGCAGGGCATAAAAAGACCGTACCCAGGGGAG CCAAACTATGGTGGGCAGCAGTATGGACCAAACAACCAGTTCCCTAACCAGCAGGGCCAATATCCCACACCAAATGCCTCCAGGCCGCTGCCATCCCCCAACTACCCTGGCCCAAGGATGCCAGGACAGCAGCTGCAAGGCCAATACCCACCACCAAGTGGTGCCATGGGCCAGTACTATAAG CAAGAGCCACCTTTCAATGGCCAAACAAATAACTTCTCTGGGAGTGGATATCAGTACAACCAGGGAAATATGAATGGG CCTCCAAGGCCAGTGGGGAACTACCCTCACTCGCCTGTGCCAGGAAACCCTACTCCTCCAATGACACCAGGAAGTAACATCCCTCCGTACCTGTCGCCAAACCAGGATGTGAAGCCACCCTTCCCTCCTGACATTAAACCAAATATCACCGCACTCCCTCCCCCACCAG CAAGCCACAACGAGGAACTGCGTCTGACGTTCCCAGTGCGGGATGGAGTAGTCCTAGAGCCCTTCAGGCTAGAACATAACCTGGCTGTCAGCAACCACGTCTTCCATTTACGGCCCTCTGTACACCAGACACTCATGTGGAG GTCGGACCTGGAGCTGCAGTTTAAGTGCTACCACCACGAAGACCGTCAGATGAACACGAACTGGCCGGCATCTGTCCAAGTCAGCGTCAACGCCACGCCGCTCACAATCGAGCGGGGAGACAACAAGACCTCCCACAAACCCCTGCACTTGAAACATGTATGCCAGCCTGGAAGGAACACGATCCAGATCACAGTCACTGCCTGCTGCTGT tcgCACTTGTTTGTGCTACAACTGGTCCATCGGCCCTCAGTTCGCTCTGTCCTCCAAGGCTTACTGAAGAAGAGGCTTCTGCCTGCAGAGCACTGCATCACCAAAG TAAAGAGGAACTTCAGTAGCGTGGCAGCGTCGTCGGGCAATACCACATTAAACGGGGAGGATGGCGTGGAGCAGACAGCCATCAAGGTTTCACTCAAATGTCCAATCACCTTCCGGCGAATACAGCTTCCAGCAAGAGGGCATGACTGCAAACATGTTCAG tgttttgatttggAATCATATTTACAACTGAACTGTGAGCGGGGAACATGGAGATGTCCTGTGTGCAA TAAAACTGCGCTGTTAGAAGGACTCGAGGTGGACCAGTACATGTGGGGAATCCTGAATGCCATTCAAAA CTCTGAGTTTGAGGAAGTGACAATTGACCCGACATGTAGTTGGCGGCCAGTGGCTATAAAATCAGAAATTCACATAAAAGAAGATCCAGATGGACCACTGGCAAAGAGGTTTAAGACGATGAGTCCCAGCCAGATGATCATGCCTAATGTGATGGAGATGATAGCTCAGCTTGGCCCTGGACCCTCACCATACCCATCGCTTCCTTCTGGGCAAGGAGGCAACAACAGCGAATACGGAAGCCAAG GCAACAGTTACCAGAGCCATGGGAACTTTGATTTCCCTCACGGGACCCCTGGTGGTACGTCGATGAATGACTTCATGCATGGTCCCCAGCTGTCTCACCCACCTGACATGCCCAACAACCTGATGACACAAGACAAGCCACTGTCCCACAATATGCCTGACACA ATACCTCATTCTGTTGGCAATGACCAACCGCATGGTCCACTGCAGCAGAGTTTACACGCGTCTCCACACCCTGGGAGCCAATCAGGGCAGCAGCTACACCACAGCGGGCCTCCTCAGCCCTCACGACAAGCTCCACCTcctcaacaacagcaacaacagcagcaacaacaacaacaacaacagcagcccGGCCCCAACAACCACCCTCACAGCGACCTGGCCTTCAACCCCTCCAGCGGTTTGGACAGCCAAGCAGGGTCAGACATGCCTGAGCCGTCCTTAGAC CTTCTTCCAGAGCTCGCTAACCCAGATGAACTGTTGTCCTACCTGGATCCCCCAGACCTCCCCAGCAATAGCAACGATGACCTTCTATCGCTCTTTGAAAACAACTGA
- the LOC100698832 gene encoding zinc finger MIZ domain-containing protein 1 isoform X3: protein MQPPMSSMKPSLSHGDGSFPYDSVPWQQNTNQPPGSVSVVTTVWGVTNTSQSQVLGNPMANSNNPMNPGGNPMASGMSGNTPGMNSPQFPGPQQQFPNKGNSNPAYMQQGMYGRPNYPGGGGFGGNYPGGPNAGPGGMGIPPHSRPPSDFTQPAAAAAAAAVAAAAATATATATATVAALQETQNKDMNQYGPMSSSFQMGPNQAYNSQFMNQPGPRGPPSLPGNMGTGMNAANMSGPPMGMNQPRGQGMGPFGAHGQRMPQQGYAGPRAQGMGMQGIKRPYPGEPNYGGQQYGPNNQFPNQQGQYPTPNASRPLPSPNYPGPRMPGQQLQGQYPPPSGAMGQYYKQEPPFNGQTNNFSGSGYQYNQGNMNGPPRPVGNYPHSPVPGNPTPPMTPGSNIPPYLSPNQDVKPPFPPDIKPNITALPPPPASHNEELRLTFPVRDGVVLEPFRLEHNLAVSNHVFHLRPSVHQTLMWRSDLELQFKCYHHEDRQMNTNWPASVQVSVNATPLTIERGDNKTSHKPLHLKHVCQPGRNTIQITVTACCCSHLFVLQLVHRPSVRSVLQGLLKKRLLPAEHCITKVKRNFSSVAASSGNTTLNGEDGVEQTAIKVSLKCPITFRRIQLPARGHDCKHVQCFDLESYLQLNCERGTWRCPVCNKTALLEGLEVDQYMWGILNAIQNSEFEEVTIDPTCSWRPVAIKSEIHIKEDPDGPLAKRFKTMSPSQMIMPNVMEMIAQLGPGPSPYPSLPSGQGGNNSEYGSQGNSYQSHGNFDFPHGTPGGTSMNDFMHGPQLSHPPDMPNNLMTQDKPLSHNMPDTIPHSVGNDQPHGPLQQSLHASPHPGSQSGQQLHHSGPPQPSRQAPPPQQQQQQQQQQQQQQQPGPNNHPHSDLAFNPSSGLDSQAGSDMPEPSLDLLPELANPDELLSYLDPPDLPSNSNDDLLSLFENN, encoded by the exons ATGCAGCCCCCCATGAGTTCCATGAAGCCCAGCCTCTCACATGG AGATGGGTCTTTTCCCTATGACTCAGTTCCCTGGCAGCAAAACACCAACCAGCCTCCTGGTTCAGTGTCTGTGGTGACCACCGTGTGGGGTGTGACCAACACTTCCCAGAGCCAG GTGTTGGGGAATCCCATGGCCAACAGCAACAATCCCATGAACCCTGGTGGTAACCCTATGGCCTCGGGTATGTCTGGTAACACTCCAGGTATGAACTCTCCTCAGTTCCCCGGTCCACAGCAGCAGTTCCCCAACAAAGGCAACTCAAACCCGGCCTATATGCAGCAGGGGATGTACGGTCGACCCAACTACCCTGGAGGAGGAGGCTTTGGTGGCAA TTACCCTGGAGGGCCGAATGCTGGACCCGGTGGAATGGGCATCCCTCCGCACTCCCGTCCTCCCTCTGACTTCACCCAGCCTGCCGCTGCTGCCGCCGCTGCTgcagttgctgctgctgctgccaccgCAACTGCCACTGCAACAGCAACTGTAGCTGCCCTGCAGGAAACCCAGAATAAGGACATGAACCAATATGGACCG ATGAGTTCCTCTTTCCAGATGGGGCCAAATCAGGCATACAACAGTCAGTTCATGAACCAGCCAGGACCCCGCGGCCCTCCATCCCTTCCTGGAAACATGGGCACAGGCATGAATGCAGCCAACATGAGTGGGCCTCCAATGGGAATGAACCAACCCAGGGGCCAAGGCATGGGGCCTTTTGGGGCACACGGTCAAAGAATGCCTCAGCAAGGCTATGCAGGTCCTCGGGCTCAGGGCATGGGTATGCAGGGCATAAAAAGACCGTACCCAGGGGAG CCAAACTATGGTGGGCAGCAGTATGGACCAAACAACCAGTTCCCTAACCAGCAGGGCCAATATCCCACACCAAATGCCTCCAGGCCGCTGCCATCCCCCAACTACCCTGGCCCAAGGATGCCAGGACAGCAGCTGCAAGGCCAATACCCACCACCAAGTGGTGCCATGGGCCAGTACTATAAG CAAGAGCCACCTTTCAATGGCCAAACAAATAACTTCTCTGGGAGTGGATATCAGTACAACCAGGGAAATATGAATGGG CCTCCAAGGCCAGTGGGGAACTACCCTCACTCGCCTGTGCCAGGAAACCCTACTCCTCCAATGACACCAGGAAGTAACATCCCTCCGTACCTGTCGCCAAACCAGGATGTGAAGCCACCCTTCCCTCCTGACATTAAACCAAATATCACCGCACTCCCTCCCCCACCAG CAAGCCACAACGAGGAACTGCGTCTGACGTTCCCAGTGCGGGATGGAGTAGTCCTAGAGCCCTTCAGGCTAGAACATAACCTGGCTGTCAGCAACCACGTCTTCCATTTACGGCCCTCTGTACACCAGACACTCATGTGGAG GTCGGACCTGGAGCTGCAGTTTAAGTGCTACCACCACGAAGACCGTCAGATGAACACGAACTGGCCGGCATCTGTCCAAGTCAGCGTCAACGCCACGCCGCTCACAATCGAGCGGGGAGACAACAAGACCTCCCACAAACCCCTGCACTTGAAACATGTATGCCAGCCTGGAAGGAACACGATCCAGATCACAGTCACTGCCTGCTGCTGT tcgCACTTGTTTGTGCTACAACTGGTCCATCGGCCCTCAGTTCGCTCTGTCCTCCAAGGCTTACTGAAGAAGAGGCTTCTGCCTGCAGAGCACTGCATCACCAAAG TAAAGAGGAACTTCAGTAGCGTGGCAGCGTCGTCGGGCAATACCACATTAAACGGGGAGGATGGCGTGGAGCAGACAGCCATCAAGGTTTCACTCAAATGTCCAATCACCTTCCGGCGAATACAGCTTCCAGCAAGAGGGCATGACTGCAAACATGTTCAG tgttttgatttggAATCATATTTACAACTGAACTGTGAGCGGGGAACATGGAGATGTCCTGTGTGCAA TAAAACTGCGCTGTTAGAAGGACTCGAGGTGGACCAGTACATGTGGGGAATCCTGAATGCCATTCAAAA CTCTGAGTTTGAGGAAGTGACAATTGACCCGACATGTAGTTGGCGGCCAGTGGCTATAAAATCAGAAATTCACATAAAAGAAGATCCAGATGGACCACTGGCAAAGAGGTTTAAGACGATGAGTCCCAGCCAGATGATCATGCCTAATGTGATGGAGATGATAGCTCAGCTTGGCCCTGGACCCTCACCATACCCATCGCTTCCTTCTGGGCAAGGAGGCAACAACAGCGAATACGGAAGCCAAG GCAACAGTTACCAGAGCCATGGGAACTTTGATTTCCCTCACGGGACCCCTGGTGGTACGTCGATGAATGACTTCATGCATGGTCCCCAGCTGTCTCACCCACCTGACATGCCCAACAACCTGATGACACAAGACAAGCCACTGTCCCACAATATGCCTGACACA ATACCTCATTCTGTTGGCAATGACCAACCGCATGGTCCACTGCAGCAGAGTTTACACGCGTCTCCACACCCTGGGAGCCAATCAGGGCAGCAGCTACACCACAGCGGGCCTCCTCAGCCCTCACGACAAGCTCCACCTcctcaacaacagcaacaacagcagcaacaacaacaacaacaacagcagcccGGCCCCAACAACCACCCTCACAGCGACCTGGCCTTCAACCCCTCCAGCGGTTTGGACAGCCAAGCAGGGTCAGACATGCCTGAGCCGTCCTTAGAC CTTCTTCCAGAGCTCGCTAACCCAGATGAACTGTTGTCCTACCTGGATCCCCCAGACCTCCCCAGCAATAGCAACGATGACCTTCTATCGCTCTTTGAAAACAACTGA